The Roseimicrobium gellanilyticum DNA window AGTTCATGGCGCTGTTCCGTCCCGTGCATCTGCAGCCACTCAATCCACGCCCTCGAACCGGGACTTCCGGAGAATCGCTATGAAACTACCGCTGACATGGCTGGCTTTGTTGCTGGCAACCATCGTGCTGCTGCCCGCGTGCAGCAGCGTCAGAACTTCGACTGAGAGTGACAGGGATCTGTTCCTTGAGGCCGACAAGAACAAGGACGGTCAACTCACGCTGGCAGAAGTGAATGCCATGGGGTTGCCGCGAGTCTTCAACCACTTTGACAAGAACCGTGATGGCACGGTGACCATGGAGGAAGCACGCGCTGTAGATCCTGACTTCGAGGAACATCACTTTTCCGAACGTGACCTCAATCGCGACGGCAAAGTCTCCTTTGAGGAATACATCCAGGTGGCGAAGAAGCGAGGAGGATTGAAGAAGCACTTCGCCGTGGTGGATGCCAATAGCGATGGTGCCATCAATCAGGCGGAGGCGAATGCCTACGTGGAGAAGCTGGAAGCCGAGACCACGGCGAATGTCACCGAGTGATCCCCTTTCATTTTTACTGCCATGAAGACAAGCACATGGATCCGGCTCCTGGGAGCCCTGTTGATTCTCATCGAATGCGTGAGTTGTGTGGCGCCGCACCCGAGTCCGGTGGTGCGGGGTCGTCGTCGCGGTGGCGTGGCTGGCGCCGCCATCGGGGGTGCAGTGAATGGATGGGAAGGCGCCGCTGCGGGCGCGCTCATTGGCGGCACCGTGGGTGGCATGACTGGCAGGGCACGGAGGTCCTACTACACAGGCACGCCCTATTATGCGCCAGCACGGAGTCCGTATGGCATGGGGTACTACTGATGTACGGCGCGTCATCAGGAGCCGCCCACCCACGTTCACTTCATCATCTGCTCCACCCAAGGCCTCAGCTCTTCCGCGAGGATGGCGTAGCCTTGGGCTGTGAGGTGCACATTGTCCGGTGCGTAAGCTCCCGGGACCAGTGTTCCGTTGCGAGTCAGGAATCGCGGAAAGAGATCGAGGAAGCGAACTTCTGCACCATTTCCAATCCCGGCAGCCTCAGTATTCACTTGGGCAATGCGGACCCGGTCGAGTCCCATGGGGTCGGCTCCCGAGGGTGGTAAGCCGAGGATGAGCACCTTGGACTGCGGAAGCTTCGCCCGAAGCTTGTCCACAATCGTGCGGATGCCCGTGACAATGTCCGTCGAGGTGTTCTTCCCATCCCACAGGTTGTTCATGCCGATCATGAGCACCACCACCTTGGGCGAGATACCTTCCAGTTCACCGTTTTCGATGCGCCAGAGCACATTGCCCGTTTTGTCGCCGCCGAGGCCGAAGTTCGCCGCCTTGAAGGGAGCGAAGTGCTTTTCCCACGGGTCCTCACCTGTGGTGCTCCAGCCCTGGGTGATGGAGTCGCCGAGGAAGAGGACATCAATGCCGCCCTGCCTGGCACGTCTCACAAAGGACTCGTGAAAGGCCTGCCATGCATGGGGCTGCTCCGGGTAGTAGCCAGGCACCGCTGTGGTGGGCACCTTCGTCACGTCACCGGGCTCCTTCGGAGATTTCGGCGCGGACACCACATTGAGGGCTGCGATTTCTTTGACGGAACTCTCCGGGGTGACGGTGATGGCTACATCATCCAGCCACGCACGGCTCTTTCCTTCCAGATACAGGGAGAGGGCCACACGGGTCGCTTGTGGGGGCACATCGATTTCGGCCTGGGCCTGCTGCCAGTCCTGAAACTTCTCCACATGAGCAATGGGAACGAGCTCGCTGAAGCCATGCTTGTCGTCGAAGAAATGGGCCGCAAAGGTCGCCTTCGCGTCCACACCGGTCCTCAACCAACCACTGACTTTGATCTTCAGCGGCCCGGGTGGGGTGATTGGGGCCTTCGCCTCGGAGGGTGTTGCGGACGAGACGACCGCCGGGTTGGCCTCTTTCGGTGGTTCGCGCAGCAAAATCATCTGGTGGATGCAGCCCCGGCCATTGTCGGTCATCGCGCTGCGGTCCACCACCATGCTGGCTTTCCCCCCGTGGTACCACAACGTGTCCTTCCTGACCTCACACTGGCCGAACTTGCCTATCCAGCCTGCAGGTACGGAATCGCCTTCCTCCATGTCCCCATTGCGCAGCAGGATTCCGGGCTCCTTGGCGAGGCTGGGGACTGCGAGCAAGCCCGCGATCAGGGTCGTGCTGAGCTGGAGCAGGACCTTCATAAGGGGTGGAGAAAAGGAAATCAGTTGGCCGGAGCCGGAGTATCCGGGGCGCTAGGAATGGCCTTGGCCGACCGGTCCGGCAGCACCAGGAGGATGGCCAGGCCAATGAAGCTTAGGAAGCCCAGCAGGGACGTCCACTTGGGAAGTCGTTTCGCGGCCACCAAGTGCGTGCATCCCCAAGCGAAGATCACATACCCCATGATTTCCGCAACGGCCCCGCCGTAGTACGGCAGGTCAGGCTTGCGGGTCACATCCTTCATGAAGTCCCCGAGGATCTGAAAGAAGATCCCAAAGGCCAGGCCTTGGGCAAATCCAGTCTTCTGTTCGGGGGTCATCGCCATGCTGCGTCCACCCTGCCCACGACCAGCGCGAGTGCAAGGGGGAAACGTGGGAAGCAAGGATGGATGGAAGAGCGGAGGCGTGGGGAAGCCCGGAGGGCCTGCGAATACCCCTGCCGTGCATGGATACCCGCTGGGCTGACGGGTACACGAGGCGGGGACAGGAATGTCCCAGATCCCGAGCCTCCATGAGCCCCCGGTACTTTCGCTGCTCCACCAGCGCTGGCCTCAGACATCACAAATACCCACGGCCTGCTTCAGCGAGGCGAGGGCGTCGGGACGTGCAGGGATGAACTCCTGCGCGACATGGCCTTTGTAACCGGTATCCACAATCGCCTTCATGATCGCGGGATAGTAGAGCTCCTGCGTCTCATCGATTTCATGACGTCCTGGCACGCCACCGGTGTGGTAGTGGGCGAAGTATTGATTGTCCCGCTTGATGGTGGCAATCACATCGCCCTCCATGATCTGCATGTGGTAGATGTCGTAGAGCAGCTTGAAGTTCGGCGAGCCGAGTTGCTTGCAGAGTTCCACGCCCCACGCGCTCTTGTCGCACATGTAGTCCTTGTGGTTCACCTTGCTGTTGAGCAGTTCCATCACCAGGGTGATGCCGTGTTTCTCCGCGATGGGGAGAACCTTCTTGAGACCTGCGACACAGTTCTTGATGCCGGTCTCCTCATCCATGCCATTGCGATTGCCGGAGAAGCAGATCACATGCTTCGCGCCGAAGTCCGCGCTGGCCTTCAGATGCGGTTCATACGCTTTCACGAGCAGGTCGTGGTACGCGGGATTGTTGAAGCCATGGGGAATGCTGCCCACCTTTTCGCCGCCGGGGCCCTCGATGGTGGGGAAGCTGATCATGGCGCTCGTGAGACCATGCTTCTTCAGCGTGTCGAAGTCCGGCGGGTCCACGAGATCGATCGAGGTAAGCCCCATCTCCTTGCCCGCGCGGCAGAGGTCATCGAGCGCCACTTTGGGATAGCACCACTTGCACGCGGAGTGGTTGATGTGGCCCTTCAATCCGGAAGCGGCATCTGCAGCTTCGAGACGGTGGAAGAGACCGGCGGCCATGGCTGCAGTGGCGCTTGCCGTAGCCGTGGCGGTCTGGAGGAAAGTACGGCGGGGAATGGGGGAGGTGCTCATGGTAAAAATGGAAACTTGGCGCCATGATGGCGGAAGATGGACGGAATGGGCAAGGGAAAGTAGTCCGCCGAGCCTCGGCGGTGTGGGTGTGAGGGCGCTACGTCCATGCAGATAAAAACCACCCACCACAAACTTCAGTCTCCGAAGTTCCTCTGCGTCTCCGTGTCTCTGTGTTGAATCCAATGCAGCCTGCCCGCGCTCTCCTAGGAGCAAGCCGCACATCGGCAGTTATCTTGCTAGGGAATGCGTATGCGGCACTCCCACCCGCCGAGGCTCGGCGGACTACTTTCTACTCCATCACCACATACCGCTTCTCGGTGGCATCCACTTTCACCTTGGGCAGCGTCTTCTTCTCTTCAAACTTCACCCACGCCTCGCGCAGGTCCTTCCAGAAGCCGAGCCACTCAGACTCGTCTGTCTCCGCCTGCAGCATGCGCTCCTCCGTCATGCGGAAGGGATACACATGCACGGGCACTTCCTTCTGGCCTGCGTGGATGGCAGACTCTACGATCAGGTAGATTTCCTCAATCACCGGATCCGTCATGGCAAAGCAGCCGAGGCTCACCTGATTCCCATGCACCATGAGGAAGGCGCCGGTGCGGCCATGGGCGCGGTCGAACTCATTCGGATAGCCGATGTTGAACGAGAGGTGGTACTTGCTCGCGGGATTCAAGAGGCCGGCGTTGGTGCTGTAAAATCCCTCGGGTGCCTGGAAATCGCCTTCCTTCTGCTTCGGGCCGAGCTGCCCGGACATCGCGACCACGGGCCACTTCTTCCACATCTTGTATTCCGTGGCCCCCTTGGGTTTCATCCACAACTCGAGCTCACGCTCCTCCTTCACGATACGGATGAAGGCGGGATTCCCCAGCGCCAGGCCGTCGGTGGCGAGCTGGGTCTTCAGTGTGGGAGACACCCGTTCGCGCACTTCCGTGATGCGGGGATTCTGCATGGTCTTGTAAACCGCAGCCACCACGCCACTGCAAGCGATGAGGACGAAGAATCCCAGCCAGAGGTATTGAAGCGAGCGCGGAATGGGTGAGACCGAAGGCGGCATGGAGGAAAAATATCAACCGCGTTCGCGGTGTCCATGGGGAGGTGGTTTACAAAAGGAACGGGGGGAGAGTGTTAGGAAGTCGCTGCGCCGGCTTCCAAAGTTGGTGGGCAGAGGGGCAGAGGAGGGCTTCCTATGCTTCAGCACTCCCAATTGCGTTACCTATGAGTCATGCACACGCATCAACCACGGAAACGCGTAGTATGTGCGCCACTACGTGCATTCCAGACTTTTGGAGTTCAGCCAAGTCATCGGGGGGATCAGGGAAGTCCCCAAATTCGAAACCAGTTTCACCTTGGCTCGAGACTGCATGAATTCCATGACTGATAACCGCTATCGACATCTGCCGCGGCCGTCGGATGCAATACGTTTCGATAGCCTCGAACCTCAACGTAACATGCTTCCACTTATTTGTAGCAAGCTCGCGTGATTCTAAGACGAATTGAATCCATCCACCTGTATCGGCTGGATTCAGCTCAATACTTCTGATCACAGTGTCAGAAAAGTCCCCGTACTGTGAACTGAGAGTGTTCCACACTATTGGTGTGCCGTGAAGGTAGCAATTCACTGTCGTAGAGGGGTGTGTGGCTGGACTCCGGGTGGGAGCCGTGCCCAACCTGGTGGTTTGTCTCTAGTACAATGAGACGCTCTATGAACAAGGAACAAAAAAACGGGAGCCCTCGCGGACTCCCGTTTTCCAAGTTGTGATATTCTCCGCGAGCTGGCCTTACTTCACCGGCAGCACCTGCACGCAGTCGAGGTGCACATTGCCCTTCGCGCCATCGACACGGAAGGTCACGGCAGCTTCAGCACCGGCTTCGAACTTGAACTTGCCCAGCGAGTGGAAGCCTTGCTTCAGCTCAGCGGGTTTGCTCTGGTCGACCGTGAAGTCCTTCTGGCCATCCGCACTGAGCACGCTCACCGGGACGGTGGTGCCGCGGTTCTTGTGCGGCTGCCAGGCGATGCGCACTTCATAGGTGCCGGTTTCCTTTACGCTGAAGGGGAAGCGAGCGCTCGAGCCTGCCGTACCCGTGTACTGGTAGCCCTTGTCCACATAGGGCTTGAGACCTTCGCCCTTGCTCCAGCTGCCAGTGAGCTCAGCTTCTTCGTCATCGATGACCAGGCCTTCGAGCTTCTTGGACTCAATGTGCTCCTGCACAATCTCCGGCAGCTTCGCCGCGTTGGCGGGCATGTAGAGCTGGCCTTCGATGCTGTCGCGACGCATGGCGCCGGGCTTGGTCATGAGGTCCTTGAGGTTGTCGAGGTACTGCTCATACACCCCACGCGGGGTGGTCTGGTGGCGCACGGTGAGGTAGGCGGCCTTGCCCACCACTTCACCCATCATGCCGCAGGTGCGCATCACGCGGATGGTGCCCAGTGCATTGTGGTCCACGGAGATGTTGCGGCCTGCCATGAAGAGGTTCTCAATGTTCTTCGAGTAGAAGGAGCGGTAGGGAATGGGGTAGCCATTCTTGCGATCCACGCCCTTGCCGAAGGCGGCGCGGGAGATGAAGGGATTGTCCTTGTACTTGGTCATGTACTGCTCCTTCGGGTAGTGCAGGTCGATGTCCCACGTGGTGGGCACGCAACCATCCGGGAACTGCTTGCCGCTCACGATGTCGTTTTCATTCAGCACCACGTCACCAATGAGCAGGCGGGACTCGCGCGTGCCGCCGATGTAGGCCACCCACTGGAAGGCGTGGTTCGCATACTTGCCCGGGTCCTTCTTGCGGAGACCGGAGAAGGCGCCGAAAAGCGCGCGCAGGTTCCAGTCACGCACGAGTTCGAGCTCCTCGATGGGATGCTTGTCAAAGCCGCTCTCCCAGAACCACTCGCCGTGGAGGAAGTCAGACACATTGAAGTGGCTGAGATCGGGAGCGGGCTTGTTCGCGCCAATGACATTGTTCTTCAAAGGCTTGAAGACCTTGGGTGTCGGGAAGTCCTTGTCGGGCTCCAGATCGAGCGCCCAAGGGGTCTCGGGCCAATCCTGTGCCTTGTCCGTCTTGGACACCACCCACATGTTGCTCATGCCGAGGTGACCCTTTTCCAGCATGGTGTAGGTGGCATTGGCCAGCGCACCCAGGTTGCCGTGACCCGTGCAGTCCACGAAGAACTTGCCGCGGATGTTCTTCTCCTCACCCGTCTTCACGTTCAGAGCGATGGCGCCGGAGATCTTCTTCTCCTTGCCCTTCGCCATCTCCACCTTCCACACATGGTTGTTCAGGTAGAGGTCGATGTTCTTTTCATCGCGCACGACCTGTTCCTTCAGCTTGTCGCCGTACTCTTCCACGAAGCCGGGGCTGTTGCTGGCGCGGTCGGTGAATTCTTCCACGATTTCGCCGAGGTGCGGATACAGGCCGCGGCGGGTGCCGCCCTGCGCCCAGACCTGCACTTCGCTGGAGCCGTTGCCACCCAGCACGGGGCGATTCTGGATGAGTGCGACGGAGAGACCCTGGCGGGCACCGCTGATGGCAGCGCCCATGCCAGCGTAGCCACCACCCACGACCACGAGATCGTATTCCTTCGTCACAGGCGCTTCATCGGGAAGGCCGAGGCTCTTGTGGCGGAAGGAGGCGAGTTCCTTCTTTTCCGCAGGCGGGGTGAACTTCAGGTCGTTCGTGAAGAGGATGGCATCCACGCGGCCGTTGAAGCCGGTCTGGTCATGAATGGCCAGCTTCGTGTCACCGGCGGGGAGCTGCACTTCGCCACCATCTTCCCAGAGCCAGTCCTTACCCTGCGTGCCGAAGTCCTTGCTGAGTGCCTTGCCATTCACGGAGACCTGGAAGCGTCCGGGGGCTCCGGGGGCATCCCAGGGACCTACCCAATTCTTCGTGCGGACCCACACGCGGTACTTTCCAGCGGTGGCGTTCTTCACGGTGGTGGAGGCATCCTTCACCGGCTTGCCCAGGCCATGAGCCATGAGGTAGGGCGAGCCCATGATATCGATGAACTGCGTGTCGAGCACCCAGCCGCCTTGATCCTGGAAGGACTCAGCTTCCACGAACAGATTGGCCGGGGCCGCGTGTGCCAGCGGCGCCGCGGCACCGAACGCGCCGGCCGTGGCCGCCGCGAGGCAGAGGGTGAGGAGAGGGTGCTTCTTCATGATCATCTAAACTACTAGAGCGGAAAAACGCGATGGGTGTAAAGGCTACAGTCCCGTCCCGGTCATCTTGGACAAGCAAATTTTAGGAACCGGAAACGCCCGGTGGGTAGAAGGCAACGAGGGCGGGAGTGGCGATTTAGCAGGCTACGATCGGGTCCCATTATTTAGCGAGTGGGTGGTATTTTGGGGCTGGAAGGGCTCCCAGAAGGAAATGCGCAACGCAGGATCATTCCCACCTGCATTGACACTCCTGCACCCTTCGCTAACCTCGGCATGTCCAAACAAAAGGGTTCCGCGATGCCTTCAGCGTCACGGGAGTGTCACACATCGATGGTAGGGTCGCCATCGTCTCCAAACACACTCAGACGATCTCGCCGATGAACCCTGCCCCCATGGAAATCCTCGCCACCGTGCTTTTTGCGGTGGCCGTGTTGCATACCTTTTGCGTCCAACGCTTTGCCCACTGGGCGCACCAGTATCCGAAGGGATCCATCCAGGAGAACCTGCTGCATTTCCTCGCCGAAACGGAGGTGGTGTTTGGTTTGTGGGCGGCGACCCTATTTGCGGGCATCGTGGCGCTGAAGCAGTCCGTGCATGACGCGGTGGTTTACATCGAAAGCCTGAACTACACCGAGCCGAAGTTCGTCCTGGTGGTCATGGTGGTGGCAGCCACGCGGCCCGTGGTGCGGCTTGCGGAGAGCATGATTTCCGCCGTGGCGCGGCTGCTGCCCTTCAAGGAAGCGATGGCCTTCTACGTGGCAGCACTCACCGTGGGCTCCTTGCTCGGTTCCTTCATCACCGAGCCCGCAGCCATGACCCTGCTCGCGCTGGTGTTGAAGCGGCGCTATTTCGACCACGGCATCACGCGGAAGTTCGCCTATGCCTCACTCGGCCTGTTGTTTGTGAATGTGTCCATCGGCGGCACGCTCACGCATTTCGCCGCCCCACCCGTGCTCATGGTCGCGGCGAAGTGGCAATGGGACACTGCCTACATGTTCACCCACTTCGGCTGGCGCGCCGCGCTGAGTTGCGTGGCCTCCACCGCGCTGGTGGCCTGGTATTTCCGGAAGGAATTGAATGCACTGGAGGTGCAGGCGCACAAGGCACAGCCCATTCCCGCGTGGCTCACCACCATGCACGTGCTCTTCCTCGCGGCAGTAGTGGGCTTCGCGCATCACCCGGATGTGTTCTTCGGCGTGTTCATGCTCTTCCTCGGACTCGTGACCGCCACGCGGGAATATCAAGACGGACTCAAGCTCCGCGAAGGTCTGCTGGTAGGGTTCTTCCTCGCGGGCCTCGTCACGCTCGGTTCGCTACAGGCCTATTGGCTGAAACCACTTATCGAAAGCCTCGATGGCGCCACGCTCTTCTTCGGTGCCACGGGATTGACGGCCATCACGGACAATGCCGCGCTCACCTACTTGGGCTCGCTGGTGGAGGGAATCGATGATTCCTTAAAGTATGCCCTTGTCGCGGGTGCTGTCACCGGCGGTGGACTCACAGTTATCGCCAATGCACCCAATCCCGCTGGTGTGGGCATTCTGCAAAAAGCGAAGGCGTTCGGTGATGAAGGCATCAGTCCGCTGGGTTTGTTCCTGGGTGCGTTACCGCCCACGGCGATTGCGATGGTGTTTTTCTGGTTTGTGGCGTGATACACCGTCATGGTGTGTGTGTGCACTTCAGAGGATGCGACGTCCCGCTTTACGCGTGAGCGTCAGTTAACGATCTGGAAACTGTGCCGAAGGCCTTGGACTGCGCGCAGCCCTGCTGCCGCTTTCCTGAGTCCACAGCCCTGCTGTGGCGATGGCGATACTTGCTCGTAACGTGATACGTGCTGGAGACTTGGCGACTTCGTCGCGGTGAAGTGTGCAGCAGGCTGCACTTTAGGAAAGCGGCAGCAGGCTGCGCGCAGTCCAAGGACGCTGCGCGTCACAGCGTCCGGATCATTCGTGGGTATCCCACCTCTCTATGATGTCGCCGCTCCTTGGGTGCTCTTCCGCGGCCTCCCATTTTACCCACCCTTTACAGACGACCCACACGGCAGGCTTACGCTGGGGTTGTCATGAAACCCATACCCAAAATTTTCAACACTCTCATCTTGGGCGGCACGACTATGTTCGCTTTTGCCATGGTGAACTCTCGTGCAGAGGAGGTCGTGGTCGACAAGCCCAAGAACCCGCTGACCACCAAGATTGAAATCGAAGTGGTCGTCGACCAGAAGGAGACGCCGGTACAGATCGCCCTCCTCCTGGATACCAGCAACAGCATGGACGGCCTCATCGAGCAGGCGAAGACGCAGCTCTGGAAGATTGTGAACGAATTCAAGGACGCGAAGCAGGGAGACAAGATTCCCGTGGTGCACGTCGCGCTCTATGAATACGGGAACAACAACCTGAGCGCAGGCACGAACTTCGTGCGGCAGATCCTGCCTTTCACCCGCGACCTGGACAAGGTGTCCGACGAACTCTTCAAGCTCACCACCAATGGTGGCAGCGAGTACTGCGGTGCGGTGATTCGCGAGGCCATCGACAATCTCGCTTGGGACAAATCTCCCAACGTGTACAAGGCCATCTTCATCGCGGGCAACGAGCCCTTCACGCAGGGGCCCGTGAGCGCGGACAAGACCTGTGGCAGCGCGATCGCGAAGGGAATCGTGGTGAATACCATCCACTGCGGCAGCGAGACGGATGGCGCCAATGGCGGCTGGAGAAGGGGCGCACACCTTGCGGAAGGCAAGTTCCTCACCATCGATCAGGACAAGGCCGTCGTTCATGTGAAGGCTCCGCAGGATGAAGAAATCACCAAGCTCAGCATTGAGCTGAACAACACCTACATCATCTACGGAGCCAGGGGCAAGGAAGGCAAGGACAACCAGGTGCGCCAGGATAATAATGCCAGCACGAAGGCCTCCGCCGGAGCCTCTGTGGAGCGTGCTGTTTCCAAAGCCTCAGCCAATTATTACAACGGAGGCTGGGATCTGGTAGACGGCTGCAAGAAGGGCGACGTGAAGCTGGAATCCGTGAAGGAAGCGGATCTCCCGGAGGAGATGAAGAAAATGAAACCCGAAGAACGCGCCGCCTATATCGAACAGAAATGCGCAGAACGCGAGAAACTGCAGGTGCGCATCCGCGAGTTGAACAAGGAACGCCAGGGCTACGTGGCCACCCAGCAGAAGGAAAAAGGCGAAGGCAAGACGCTGGATACCGCGATTGGCAACGCCGTGCGCGAGCAGGCTTCGACCCGTGCGGAGATCACGTTCAACAAGTAAGTGGTGTCTCCATGGTGGTCCGCCCACTCCGTGTGCGGTCAGTGGGTGAATTGCGAATAGCGGGTGGCACGTCCCAAGACGTCGCCACCCGCAGTCGTTTTGGGGAATGTTGAATGGAGGTGAAGGTGAGGTGGGCGGGTTGTATCGAGCGTTTGAGCAAGGCAGCCTCGGGAGACGCGCAACTGACCGCAAACGGAGTGGGCGGACCACCATGGGGCACCACCATCACGGCTTTGGCCTCAGGTGCTCGCGGATGCGCTTGGAGAACTCCGGATCCTGATCCGCCGCCTTTGCGTATTCGCTGATGAGTGACTGCTTGCGCAAGTCCTCAAATGGCACCGTGGTATCCAGCAGCCCTTTCGCATACGCAAAGCGATCCGCATAGCCATTGATGAGCAGACGCGGGTCGTAGCTCATTCCCTTGCCTTCGCGGTGGGCATGGCGATCGATGTTTACCGTGCAGTTGTTGCTGAAGAGCGCGTAGTACTCCGGCTTCTCCACGAGCTGGTTCATCTTCTCCACATAGGAAAGAAAGAGACGTCGCGCGCCCGCATTCCCAGCGTGGGTATGGTAGAGATACACACGCTCGTTGCGATAGTTGCTGCGCACGCGGACAAGGTCCCGCTCCTCACCCACCACATAGATGAGCTCGAACTGCTTGAACAGTGAGGGGATGGCAGAGTACTTCTCGTTCTTCTCCAGCCGCGCTTCGATGGAAATGCTCAACGGCGGGGCGTTGTCAAAAAGGAAGCTCACGAACGTGTGGGCGATTGGCTTGTCTGTCCACGTGGAGAGAAAAAAGTCCACGCCCGTGAGATGCGCGAGATCCACCTCGCGTTCCTCATGGCGCACGGTGAAGTCCGTACGAGAGCGGTAGTCAAAGTTCCGCACGCCTGTGATCCTCACGCGATCACCCTCGATGATGGCGTGGGGCATCACGCTGACCTCCGGCCGCCAGTCGCGGTCATTTCGCGCGGGAATGAGGGACCACCAGATCATCACGGCCACCACCACGGCTGCTTCTACCCAGAAGGCGCGGCGATCTCTCGCCAGCCACAGCGCCCAGATGCCGATGCCCGCAACCACCAGCGCCAGCACCGCGCGCAGCCATGGCCAGGGGAGATTGGAGTAATGAATTGCCAGGGCTGCCCACGTGATCAGGATGAAACGACAGAAAAATCCCGCGGTGCAGGCCAGCCACAAAAGCAGGCGCCGCCACCATGGGGCTGCGGGCGGATGTGCAGTAGCGGGATTCACCGCGCGGCAATACCGCAGGAACGCGGTTGGTGCCAGAGATCAATCCACTCGAGCCGTCTGCGGTGAGGGAGAATCTCCGGTGCGCTGAAGCCACAGCG harbors:
- a CDS encoding DUF4105 domain-containing protein, with the translated sequence MNPATAHPPAAPWWRRLLLWLACTAGFFCRFILITWAALAIHYSNLPWPWLRAVLALVVAGIGIWALWLARDRRAFWVEAAVVVAVMIWWSLIPARNDRDWRPEVSVMPHAIIEGDRVRITGVRNFDYRSRTDFTVRHEEREVDLAHLTGVDFFLSTWTDKPIAHTFVSFLFDNAPPLSISIEARLEKNEKYSAIPSLFKQFELIYVVGEERDLVRVRSNYRNERVYLYHTHAGNAGARRLFLSYVEKMNQLVEKPEYYALFSNNCTVNIDRHAHREGKGMSYDPRLLINGYADRFAYAKGLLDTTVPFEDLRKQSLISEYAKAADQDPEFSKRIREHLRPKP